In Numenius arquata chromosome 3, bNumArq3.hap1.1, whole genome shotgun sequence, one genomic interval encodes:
- the GORASP2 gene encoding Golgi reassembly-stacking protein 2, which produces MGASQSVEIPGGGTEGYHVLRVQENSPGHRAGLEPFFDFIVSINGSRLNKDNDTLKDLLKANVEKPVKMLVYSSKTLELRETSVTPSNMWGGQGLLGVSIRFCSFDGANENVWHVLEVEPNSPAALAGLRPHSDYIIGADTVMNESEDLFSLIETHEAKPLKLYVYNTDTDNCREVVITPNSAWGGEGSLGCGIGYGYLHRIPTRPFEEGKKISLPGQLPSASLSPLKDGFTEVQLSSVNPSATLPPVSAGLEQSLSGLSINSPSTTVSNVLSTGVPTVPLLPPQVSQSLTSVPPVNPATTLPGLMPLPAGLPNLTDLSKLNLPAPHIVPEIIQPGLPSLPSLPPLNLMGITPLSMPPKCVPLLPLVTEASTVPTDLLPSITQAGSFCVDPGTTVNVEQTSTLTLDSATPTSKATIVDRSSESSTVNEKTSGVTDTQASES; this is translated from the exons ATGGGCGCCTCGCAGAGCGTCGAGATCCCCGGCGGGGGTACCGAGGGCTACCACGTCCTGCGG GTACAAGAAAACTCACCGGGGCATAGAGCTGGATTGGAGCCATTCTTTGATTTTATTGTGTCCATTAACGGTTCTAGATTG AATAAAGACAATGACACTCTCAAGGACCTGTTAAAAGCAAATGTTGAAAAGCCTGTAAAAATGCTAGTGTACAGCAGCAAAACACTGGAACTGAGAGAAACGTCAGTGACCCCCAGCAACATGTGGGGTGGACAGGGCCTGCTGGGTGTCAGCATTCGTTTCTGCAGCTTTGATGGGGCCAATGAAAATGTATGGCACGTTTTG GAAGTGGAACCAAATTCTCCTGCTGCATTGGCTGGACTTCGACCTCATAGTGACTATATCATTGGAGCAGATACCGTCATGAATGAG TCTGAAGATCTATTTTCCCTTATTGAAACGCATGAAGCAAAGCCATTAAAACTTTATGTGTACAACACTGACACAGATAATTGTCGGGAAGTGGTGATTACTCCAAATTCTGCCTGGGGTGGAGAAGGCAG cCTAGGATGTGGCATTGGTTATGGATATTTGCATAGGATACCTACACGCCcatttgaagaaggaaagaaaatttctctCCCGGGACAGTTGCCTAGTGCATCTCTCAGTCCCCTCAAAGATGGCTTCACAGAG GTTCAGCTGTCATCAGTTAACCCCTCAGCCACATTACCCCCTGTGTCAGCAGGCCTTGAACAGAGTCTTTCAGGACTTTCTATTAATTCACCCTCAACTACTGTCAGTAACGTTCTCAGTACAG GTGTTCCAACAGTTCCATTATTACCACCACAAGTCAGTCAGTCCCTTACCTCTGTGCCACCAGTTAACCCAGCAACTACATTACCAG GTCTGATGCCGTTACCAGCAGGGCTTCCCAACCTGACTGATCTGTCCAAACTTAATTTACCTGCACCACACATCGTTCCAGAAATCATACAGCCCG gtTTGCCATCTCTTCCCTCCTTGCCACCTCTGAATCTAATGGGAATAACACCTCTGTCAATGCCACCCAAATGTGTTCCTCTGCTTCCTTTGGTCACAGAGGCATCTACAGTGCCTACAGATTTGCTTCCCTCTATTACTCAAGCCGGAAGCTTTTGCGTCGACCCTGGCACTACTGTAAATGTAGAACAGACCTCTACGCTCACCTTGGATAGTGCTACTCCAACTTCAAAGGCAACTATTGTTGACAGATCAAGTGAATCCTCTACAGTTAATGAGAAGACATCTGGAGTCACAGATACACAAGCTTCTGAATCATAA